The following proteins are encoded in a genomic region of Toxotes jaculatrix isolate fToxJac2 chromosome 3, fToxJac2.pri, whole genome shotgun sequence:
- the nudt2 gene encoding bis(5'-nucleosyl)-tetraphosphatase [asymmetrical]: MALRACGFIVFRRLASCIPPRDNIEYLLLQTSYGEHHWTPPKGHVDPGEDDLTTALRETKEEAGLGAEHLQVIDGFVQELHYKVRGRPKEVLYWLAELRDPGTAVTLSDEHQDYRWAQLEEACALAQYKDLQDTLRAAHRHLQARQDKQ, from the exons ATGGCGCTTCGAGCCTGTGGCTTTATAGTGTTTCGACGTCTGGCCAGCTGTATCCCCCCCAGAGACAACATCGAGTACCTCCTGCTGCAGACCTCTTATGGGGAACACCACTGGACCCCACCTAAAG GCCATGTGGACCCAGGTGAGGACGACCTCACCACTGCCCTGAGAGAGACCAAAGAAGAGGCGGGGCTGGGAGCAGAGCACCTGCAGGTGATTGATGGCTTTGTGCAGGAACTGCACTACAAGGTACGAGGCAGACCCAAGGAGGTGTTGTATTGGCTAGCTGAGCTCAGAGACCCAGGGACAGCAGTGACTTTGTCTGATGAGCACCAAGATTACCGCTGGGctcagctggaggaggcctgTGCTCTGGCCCAGTACAAAGacctgcaggacacactgaGAGCAGCGCACAGACACTTACAGGCCCGGCAGGACAAACAGTGA